In the Paenibacillus pabuli genome, one interval contains:
- a CDS encoding MetQ/NlpA family ABC transporter substrate-binding protein — translation MKSKMILMLLAVMLVVSACGKKEETPAAEGNNEGSHATQEVTLKVATLIPPMTDVLDIVKPLLKEDGVNLEVVVLSDNVQPNTALKDKEVDANFFQHVPYMTQFNEANNANLVAVQPIYNAIYGAYSKKYKSTEELPEGATVAIANDPSNIGRSLVMMEQNGLIKLKEGVGFNATQADIIENPKNFKFQEVDLLMLARMLDDADLVAMTPAYASPLGLTPKKDALFTEKDDSHFAITLVAREDNKDSEAIQKLAKRMAGPEVKAFFEEKYADIAIPAFE, via the coding sequence ATGAAATCAAAAATGATCCTTATGCTGCTCGCAGTCATGCTGGTTGTGTCCGCATGCGGCAAGAAAGAAGAGACACCTGCTGCGGAGGGAAATAATGAAGGCAGCCATGCGACTCAGGAAGTTACTTTGAAAGTGGCCACATTGATTCCGCCAATGACGGATGTACTGGATATTGTAAAGCCGCTGCTTAAGGAAGATGGCGTGAATTTGGAGGTAGTCGTGCTTTCCGATAACGTTCAACCGAATACGGCATTGAAAGACAAGGAAGTAGACGCCAACTTCTTCCAGCATGTGCCTTACATGACTCAATTTAACGAAGCCAATAATGCGAATCTGGTAGCTGTACAGCCGATCTACAACGCGATCTACGGCGCCTATTCCAAAAAGTATAAATCCACTGAGGAACTGCCTGAAGGGGCAACGGTTGCTATTGCCAATGACCCTTCCAACATTGGACGTTCATTGGTCATGATGGAACAAAACGGTCTGATCAAGCTGAAAGAAGGCGTAGGATTCAACGCAACACAAGCGGACATTATTGAGAATCCGAAGAACTTTAAGTTCCAGGAAGTGGACCTGCTCATGTTGGCCCGTATGCTGGATGATGCAGATCTGGTTGCCATGACGCCAGCGTATGCAAGCCCGCTGGGACTTACACCGAAGAAGGATGCATTGTTCACAGAAAAGGATGACTCCCATTTTGCGATCACTCTGGTTGCACGTGAAGACAACAAGGATTCCGAAGCGATTCAGAAGCTGGCCAAACGCATGGCAGGACCAGAAGTGAAGGCTTTCTTCGAAGAGAAGTATGCGGACATCGCCATTCCGGCTTTTGAATAA
- a CDS encoding methionine ABC transporter ATP-binding protein encodes MISLYGVSKRYNERGSRADQGFEALSSVSLEVGQGEIHGIIGSSGAGKSTLLRMLNGLEQPDSGEITVGGQQLTRMSERGLRQARRSIGMIFQHFNLLSNRTVIGNVCMPLELAGVSRKEREERGLEVLRFVGLEDKAKQYPAQLSGGQKQRVAIARALASRPDVLLCDEPTSSLDPQTTNGILDVLRHVNETLGVTIVLVTHEMEVARRLCHRISIMKEGRIVRTLTEAEVRSIPAPQPDLLTSLLTGEEATTVGMEDKE; translated from the coding sequence ATGATTTCATTATACGGCGTAAGCAAGCGTTATAACGAACGCGGGTCCCGGGCTGATCAGGGATTCGAGGCGTTAAGCTCTGTCTCGCTTGAAGTGGGACAGGGGGAGATTCACGGTATCATCGGCTCCAGCGGTGCAGGCAAATCGACGCTTCTCCGCATGCTGAACGGACTTGAACAGCCGGACTCGGGTGAAATAACCGTAGGCGGACAGCAGCTGACCCGGATGAGCGAACGCGGTCTTCGTCAGGCGCGTCGTTCCATCGGCATGATTTTTCAGCACTTCAATCTGTTGAGCAACCGAACGGTGATTGGCAATGTATGCATGCCTCTTGAACTGGCAGGTGTTTCCCGGAAAGAACGGGAAGAACGCGGACTTGAGGTGTTGAGATTTGTGGGTCTTGAGGATAAGGCGAAGCAATATCCTGCTCAGTTAAGCGGAGGGCAGAAGCAGCGCGTGGCCATTGCGAGGGCTCTTGCGAGCCGGCCTGATGTATTGCTCTGTGATGAACCGACGTCTTCGCTCGACCCACAGACAACGAATGGTATTCTGGATGTGCTGCGCCATGTCAATGAGACACTGGGTGTGACCATCGTGCTGGTTACGCATGAGATGGAGGTTGCGCGAAGACTCTGCCACCGGATTTCCATTATGAAGGAAGGGCGTATTGTCCGCACACTAACGGAAGCCGAAGTTCGCAGCATTCCCGCACCGCAGCCGGATTTGCTGACGTCCCTGCTTACAGGCGAAGAGGCAACGACGGTGGGAATGGAGGACAAGGAATAA
- the nasC gene encoding assimilatory nitrate reductase catalytic subunit NasC, translated as MKTSTEHSSSASKLHVRETQCPYCSVQCKMTVEEVAGPIAGERRATYTVEGVPNEASQGRLCVKGMNAHQHALSGQRLLQPLIRQDGELVPSSWHEVSELIARRFISLQDQYGADVIGVYGGGSLTNETAYLLGKFARVALGTRYIDYNGRFCMSAAASAGSKVFGMDRGLTFRLSDIPRAQCIVLAGTNVAECQPTLLPYFNQAKENGAYIIVIDPRKTATAAIADLHLQVKPGMDALLANIMLKIIMEAGLVNEHFVNARTQGYESLRNALSEIDLEQSAVQCGVALSMIRQAAMAYGQAETGMIMTARGVEQQTDGHLAVRHFLNLVLATGKIGRPGCGYGAITGQGNGQGGREHGQKADQLPGYRSIENAQDRAYVASIWGVAPETLPGKGVSAYEMMERVHEQEIRALLVMGSNPVVSNPNVRLVEEGLRKLDFLVVADMFLSETAKMADVVLPVTAYLENEGTLTNLEGRVLLREQGRPAPGETRHDWDILCSIAGGLGKAPYFQYECAEDIFNELRLASRGGVADYYGMTYERLRREKGIYWPCASLEDGGEGLLFSDRFAHEDGRATFTSELSVGWQDTSREFPLILTNGRVLPHYLTGVQTHRSPTLEARELENFVELHPATAARNRIMDGEWVEIQSLHGSFTVRARIKENIREDTLFVPMHWGGIQNVNRATRPDLDPYCRMPGFKTAAVTIRSMRVVR; from the coding sequence ATGAAGACATCAACTGAACACAGTTCGTCTGCTTCAAAACTGCATGTACGGGAGACACAATGCCCGTATTGCAGCGTACAGTGCAAAATGACCGTCGAGGAAGTTGCAGGGCCCATTGCCGGTGAACGCCGTGCCACATACACGGTGGAAGGAGTGCCTAATGAAGCCTCACAGGGAAGATTGTGCGTCAAAGGCATGAATGCACATCAGCATGCACTCAGTGGGCAGCGGCTCCTGCAACCTCTCATTCGTCAGGATGGTGAACTGGTACCTTCATCATGGCATGAAGTCTCTGAGCTTATTGCAAGACGTTTTATCAGTCTTCAGGATCAATACGGTGCAGATGTAATTGGTGTATATGGAGGGGGTTCCCTGACGAATGAAACGGCCTATTTGCTGGGTAAATTTGCGAGGGTTGCCTTAGGGACACGATACATTGATTATAACGGACGCTTCTGTATGTCTGCCGCTGCCTCGGCAGGAAGTAAAGTGTTTGGCATGGATCGGGGGCTGACGTTCCGTCTGTCCGACATTCCGCGGGCCCAATGTATAGTGCTTGCAGGGACCAACGTTGCAGAGTGCCAGCCAACCCTGCTGCCTTATTTCAACCAGGCGAAGGAGAATGGTGCATATATCATCGTTATTGATCCACGCAAGACAGCTACTGCAGCGATCGCCGACCTTCATTTGCAGGTTAAGCCGGGTATGGATGCACTGCTTGCGAACATCATGCTGAAGATCATTATGGAAGCCGGGCTGGTGAATGAGCATTTTGTTAATGCAAGAACCCAAGGGTATGAAAGTTTGCGGAATGCCCTGAGCGAGATAGACCTGGAACAATCCGCAGTACAATGCGGGGTGGCCTTGTCCATGATCCGTCAGGCCGCAATGGCCTATGGCCAGGCGGAGACAGGCATGATCATGACTGCGCGCGGAGTGGAGCAGCAAACGGATGGACATCTCGCTGTCCGTCATTTTCTTAACCTGGTACTGGCGACCGGAAAAATTGGCAGACCAGGCTGTGGGTACGGTGCGATTACGGGACAGGGAAACGGACAGGGCGGAAGAGAGCATGGGCAGAAGGCCGATCAGCTGCCGGGATATCGTTCCATAGAGAATGCGCAGGACCGTGCATATGTAGCATCCATCTGGGGCGTGGCGCCCGAAACCTTGCCGGGAAAAGGCGTCTCCGCCTACGAAATGATGGAGCGGGTTCATGAACAGGAGATCCGTGCGCTGCTTGTGATGGGCTCCAATCCGGTCGTGTCCAATCCCAATGTACGCCTGGTAGAGGAGGGCCTCCGCAAGCTGGATTTTCTGGTCGTGGCGGATATGTTTCTGTCCGAGACGGCAAAGATGGCTGATGTGGTGCTTCCGGTCACGGCTTATTTGGAGAACGAAGGTACACTGACCAATCTGGAGGGCCGGGTTCTGTTACGTGAACAGGGTAGACCGGCACCAGGAGAAACCCGTCATGATTGGGATATTCTATGCTCCATTGCTGGCGGTCTTGGCAAAGCTCCTTATTTTCAATATGAATGTGCCGAGGACATCTTCAATGAACTCAGACTGGCCAGCCGGGGCGGGGTTGCGGATTACTATGGAATGACCTATGAGCGTCTGCGGAGAGAAAAAGGGATCTATTGGCCCTGTGCTTCTCTGGAGGATGGGGGTGAAGGGTTGCTGTTCAGTGATCGGTTTGCCCATGAGGACGGCAGGGCTACCTTTACGAGTGAGTTAAGTGTGGGTTGGCAGGACACCTCTCGGGAATTCCCCTTGATCCTGACCAATGGCCGCGTGCTTCCTCACTATCTGACCGGCGTACAAACCCATCGGAGCCCAACCCTGGAAGCTCGTGAATTAGAAAATTTTGTTGAACTTCATCCGGCTACAGCTGCGCGTAATCGAATTATGGACGGCGAGTGGGTCGAGATTCAATCCCTGCATGGGAGCTTCACGGTTCGTGCCCGCATCAAGGAAAACATTCGTGAAGACACGTTGTTTGTACCAATGCATTGGGGTGGTATTCAGAACGTCAATCGGGCGACAAGGCCTGATCTGGATCCTTACTGCCGTATGCCAGGCTTCAAAACGGCGGCTGTCACGATTCGTTCCATGCGAGTGGTCAGATGA
- the fabF gene encoding beta-ketoacyl-ACP synthase II has protein sequence MERERVVITGMGIISPLGNDVDTFWNGLVKGKSGISLIDSFDTTSYKTKMAGVVRDFDGEGRFGRKEARRMDRFCQFAVAAADDALVHSGLDMEKVDRERVGVYIGSGIGGIQTLMEQGKLLSERGPGRVSPTLVPMMISNMAAAMVSMKFGCWGPTLSPVTACSIGNTAIGEAFRLIRDGGADVIIAGGTEAAITEVSLASFGNATALSTRNETYEKASRPFDAGRDGFVMAEGAGIVVVESLSHALARNANILAEIVGYGASSDAYHMVATHPEGRGAFLAMRAALADAKLEPHEVDVINAHATSTEAGDLSETRAIKQLFGDAAYRIPVTANKSMTGHMLGAAGGAEAISLIQTLQHGLIPPTINQEQQDPDCDLDYVPNEAREVEMQIGMSNSFGFGGHNAVVVFRKYSS, from the coding sequence ATGGAACGCGAACGTGTTGTGATTACGGGTATGGGAATCATCTCGCCGCTGGGGAATGATGTAGATACATTTTGGAACGGACTCGTGAAAGGGAAATCAGGAATATCATTAATCGACAGCTTCGATACCACTTCATATAAAACCAAAATGGCCGGTGTCGTCCGGGATTTTGACGGAGAGGGCCGCTTCGGACGCAAGGAAGCCCGCCGTATGGACCGATTTTGCCAGTTCGCTGTAGCAGCAGCTGACGACGCTCTTGTACATTCGGGTCTGGATATGGAGAAAGTGGACAGAGAGCGGGTTGGAGTATATATTGGTTCCGGTATCGGCGGCATTCAAACATTGATGGAGCAAGGGAAGCTGTTGTCAGAACGTGGCCCCGGCCGGGTGAGTCCAACCCTTGTGCCGATGATGATTTCCAACATGGCAGCAGCCATGGTAAGCATGAAATTCGGATGTTGGGGTCCGACCCTTTCCCCTGTAACTGCCTGTTCAATCGGGAATACAGCCATAGGTGAAGCTTTCCGGCTGATTCGTGACGGAGGCGCAGATGTCATTATTGCAGGGGGAACCGAAGCGGCCATAACGGAAGTTTCGCTGGCCAGCTTCGGTAATGCCACCGCATTATCGACTAGAAACGAAACCTATGAAAAGGCAAGCAGACCGTTCGATGCAGGCAGAGATGGCTTTGTTATGGCAGAAGGTGCGGGGATTGTGGTGGTGGAATCTCTATCACATGCCCTGGCTAGAAACGCGAATATTCTCGCTGAAATTGTGGGATACGGAGCCAGTTCAGACGCCTATCACATGGTTGCAACCCACCCGGAAGGACGAGGAGCATTTCTGGCAATGAGAGCGGCTCTTGCTGATGCGAAGCTTGAGCCCCATGAAGTCGATGTGATAAACGCCCATGCGACCAGTACCGAAGCGGGAGACCTATCGGAGACCAGAGCTATCAAGCAACTTTTCGGTGATGCAGCTTATCGCATTCCCGTAACGGCTAACAAATCGATGACTGGGCACATGTTGGGAGCCGCGGGTGGAGCGGAAGCCATTTCACTGATCCAAACCTTACAGCATGGCCTCATTCCACCAACCATCAATCAGGAGCAGCAGGACCCGGACTGTGATTTGGATTATGTGCCTAATGAAGCCAGAGAGGTGGAAATGCAGATCGGAATGTCCAATTCTTTCGGTTTTGGCGGACATAATGCCGTTGTCGTATTTCGTAAATATTCATCCTGA
- a CDS encoding methionine ABC transporter permease, producing MIPESVLKYQDEIWKAIGETFVMVGISIGAAVLIGLPLGTLLYLFRRGQRYENRPLFTILGSLVNIIRSFPFLLLVVFMIPFTRMIVGTAMGTLAAAVPLSVIAIAYYARLVEQALLDVPKGVVEAASSMGASTMQLVLKFLYVEARSGLVLGLTTATISFISYSTVMGIVGGGGVGDFAIRYGYQRFETEIMVFTIIMMIILVQMIQFTGSRLSRWLDRRS from the coding sequence ATGATACCTGAATCCGTATTGAAGTATCAGGATGAGATATGGAAGGCGATCGGAGAGACCTTTGTCATGGTTGGCATCTCGATTGGGGCAGCTGTCTTGATCGGGCTTCCGCTCGGTACGCTGCTGTATCTGTTCAGAAGAGGACAACGGTATGAGAACCGGCCTCTGTTCACGATTCTGGGCAGCCTTGTCAATATCATTCGTTCGTTCCCGTTTCTGCTGCTGGTTGTATTCATGATTCCGTTCACGCGGATGATTGTGGGTACGGCGATGGGCACATTGGCGGCGGCCGTGCCGCTTTCCGTTATCGCGATTGCTTACTATGCCCGCTTAGTAGAACAGGCACTGCTCGATGTGCCCAAAGGTGTGGTTGAGGCTGCATCGTCGATGGGTGCATCAACCATGCAGCTTGTGCTGAAATTTTTGTATGTGGAAGCACGTTCAGGTCTCGTACTTGGACTGACCACGGCAACGATCAGCTTTATCTCCTATTCCACGGTGATGGGGATTGTCGGTGGTGGAGGCGTAGGCGATTTTGCCATTCGTTACGGATATCAGCGGTTCGAGACGGAGATCATGGTATTTACGATCATCATGATGATCATTCTGGTGCAGATGATCCAGTTTACCGGAAGCAGATTGTCCCGCTGGCTGGATCGCAGATCATGA
- a CDS encoding nitrate/nitrite transporter produces MESKSFWKSGHKPSLFGAFLYFDISFMIWGMLGPLAVVIAMDYPMTPLEKANLVALPILGGSILRLVLGFMSDYIGPKLTAQIGMGVTLVPLLLGWLWVDSLSQLYVVALLLGVAGASFAAALPLAGQWYPKEHQGLAMGIAGAGNSGTVLATLFANRLATHFGSWEVVFGLAIIPIVVVFILFSIFARNSPNRPAPKKLSEYGTLLKQRDAWVFCAFYCVTFGGFVGLCNYLTIFFNTQYGLSPVRAADITTFCVIAGSFFRPVGGYLADKIGGTRMLTFLYTGACIMLVGVSFLPPLPVVVVMLFLGMMCLGAGNGSVFQLVPQRFGNEIGLMTGIVGAAGGLGGYALPLILGQLYSSYQSYTPGFVILSLIAAASMLLVLIMQSKWRGQWLKKSFTSKTESTSLSS; encoded by the coding sequence ATGGAGAGCAAAAGTTTTTGGAAGAGCGGGCATAAGCCCAGTCTCTTCGGGGCATTTCTGTATTTTGACATCAGTTTTATGATCTGGGGCATGCTTGGTCCGCTTGCGGTTGTTATTGCAATGGACTACCCGATGACCCCTCTGGAGAAAGCCAACCTGGTGGCACTGCCCATCCTTGGCGGCTCCATTCTTAGACTTGTCCTTGGCTTTATGTCTGATTATATCGGTCCAAAACTCACGGCGCAGATCGGAATGGGAGTAACACTTGTTCCCTTACTGCTAGGCTGGCTGTGGGTTGACTCGCTTAGCCAGTTATACGTTGTTGCTCTTCTGCTTGGTGTCGCCGGTGCTTCCTTTGCCGCTGCCCTTCCACTTGCGGGTCAATGGTATCCCAAGGAGCATCAAGGACTGGCTATGGGAATCGCCGGAGCAGGGAATAGTGGGACAGTGCTCGCTACCCTTTTTGCCAACCGACTGGCTACTCATTTCGGCAGCTGGGAAGTCGTTTTCGGACTCGCTATCATTCCAATCGTGGTCGTTTTCATCCTTTTCTCCATCTTTGCCCGTAACAGTCCTAACCGACCAGCACCGAAGAAGCTATCTGAATACGGCACCTTGCTGAAACAAAGGGATGCCTGGGTATTCTGTGCATTTTATTGTGTAACCTTTGGCGGTTTCGTCGGGTTGTGCAACTATCTGACCATCTTCTTCAATACCCAATATGGCCTGTCGCCTGTTCGGGCCGCTGACATCACAACCTTTTGCGTCATTGCAGGCAGCTTCTTCCGGCCTGTTGGTGGCTACTTGGCAGACAAAATCGGTGGTACGCGAATGCTAACATTCCTCTACACGGGGGCCTGCATCATGCTTGTGGGCGTGTCTTTCCTCCCACCTCTTCCCGTTGTGGTCGTGATGTTATTCCTGGGCATGATGTGCCTTGGGGCGGGAAACGGTTCCGTGTTCCAGCTGGTTCCGCAGCGATTCGGCAATGAAATCGGTCTGATGACGGGCATTGTCGGCGCGGCAGGAGGTCTGGGCGGATATGCACTCCCGCTGATTCTCGGTCAATTGTACAGTTCCTATCAGTCCTATACGCCCGGATTCGTAATCCTTAGTCTTATTGCGGCCGCATCCATGCTGCTCGTATTGATTATGCAATCCAAATGGCGCGGCCAATGGCTGAAGAAGTCCTTTACGAGCAAAACGGAATCAACATCCCTCTCTTCCTAG
- the nirB gene encoding nitrite reductase large subunit NirB, translating to MSKKRLVVIGNGMAGVRCVEEIIAVSPDTYEIVIYGNEPRPNYNRIMLSKVLQGEHDLQDIIINDWSWYEEHGIRLCAGEMVHKIHTQSKTIETLSGMKDSYDILILATGSAPFIPPIPGVDKERVMSFRTIDDCTRMSDYSKVHRKAAVIGGGLLGLEAARGLLHLGMEAVVVHNAPYIMNRQLDLQAATMLQHELEAQGMSFLLAKNTQKIMGRSQVQGLQFTDGTKLEAQVVVVAVGIRPNVDVARRSGIRTNRAIVVDDYMRTSVPDVYAVGECAEHRGISYGLVAPLYEQGKVLARFLCGQETTEYKGSIPYSQLKVSGVDVFSAGNISGEDMQTAVQMLDGIRGTYKKVLMKEGFVSGAILFGDTTESASLLGLVQRGASVEELAPREEGTNPAEMAAAALPDLETVCACNHVSKVTIMRAIQDKGLQTAEQVKEHTKASGSCGGCRPMVAALVKHTLHLQKNGGSASGTAMEAKTAEWPICSCTDLSHASLKEALDLVSEGDGMRRIMQRLDWRTEEGCHICQPALRYYLKISGKWMNMQQPDRAGNRNDTLRGAVTGIEVHADDMKFKAMAEELRFRWMNAEMPASVRVAMSGGASSWVSPVVQDIGLQESPAGWEIYAGGHAALPVKEGGLLGLAEAEEDAERLISACLEWYRRTAWYDEPLWAWVERMGFISIRENLLDQPFQNVLAGRTVSEVTLT from the coding sequence ATGAGCAAGAAGAGACTGGTCGTTATCGGAAACGGGATGGCAGGTGTTAGGTGTGTGGAAGAGATTATTGCAGTATCTCCGGATACCTATGAGATTGTCATCTATGGAAATGAACCACGTCCCAATTACAATCGGATCATGTTATCCAAAGTTTTACAGGGTGAACACGATCTGCAGGACATTATTATTAACGACTGGAGCTGGTATGAGGAGCATGGCATCCGGCTGTGTGCGGGAGAGATGGTCCACAAGATTCATACTCAGTCCAAAACGATTGAAACGTTATCCGGGATGAAGGATTCCTACGATATTCTAATCCTGGCCACAGGCTCTGCCCCGTTTATTCCGCCTATTCCTGGCGTGGATAAAGAGAGGGTGATGTCCTTCCGCACGATAGATGACTGCACGCGTATGTCTGATTATTCCAAAGTACATCGTAAGGCAGCCGTTATTGGTGGCGGATTGCTTGGACTTGAAGCTGCCCGAGGGCTGCTGCATTTGGGAATGGAAGCAGTTGTGGTCCATAACGCACCTTATATTATGAACCGACAATTGGATCTGCAGGCAGCGACCATGCTTCAGCACGAGCTGGAAGCTCAGGGCATGTCGTTCCTGTTAGCCAAAAACACACAGAAGATCATGGGCCGGTCCCAGGTTCAGGGACTTCAATTTACAGATGGAACCAAGCTTGAAGCACAGGTAGTCGTTGTTGCCGTGGGCATTCGCCCCAATGTCGACGTGGCCAGGCGGAGCGGAATCAGGACCAATCGGGCGATCGTGGTTGACGATTATATGCGTACCAGCGTACCGGATGTTTATGCTGTCGGTGAATGTGCCGAACATCGGGGGATCAGTTATGGTCTGGTCGCTCCCCTGTATGAGCAGGGTAAGGTACTTGCACGTTTTTTATGTGGACAGGAGACAACAGAGTATAAGGGTTCTATTCCATATTCCCAACTGAAGGTCTCTGGCGTTGACGTGTTCTCGGCCGGAAATATTAGCGGAGAAGATATGCAGACGGCTGTACAGATGCTTGATGGCATTCGCGGAACGTATAAAAAAGTATTAATGAAGGAAGGGTTCGTAAGCGGAGCGATCCTGTTCGGGGATACGACAGAGAGTGCGAGCCTGTTGGGACTCGTTCAGCGGGGGGCAAGCGTTGAGGAACTCGCTCCGCGCGAGGAAGGGACGAATCCAGCAGAGATGGCTGCAGCTGCATTGCCTGATCTGGAGACGGTCTGCGCATGTAACCATGTTAGCAAAGTGACGATCATGAGAGCTATACAGGACAAGGGGCTGCAGACTGCTGAGCAGGTTAAAGAGCATACCAAAGCCTCCGGTTCCTGCGGCGGATGCCGACCGATGGTGGCGGCACTGGTGAAGCATACCCTGCATCTTCAGAAAAACGGCGGTAGTGCAAGCGGAACAGCAATGGAAGCGAAAACGGCAGAATGGCCCATTTGCAGCTGTACGGATCTGAGTCATGCCTCGCTGAAAGAAGCGCTCGATCTGGTGTCGGAGGGAGATGGAATGAGAAGAATCATGCAAAGGCTGGACTGGAGAACAGAAGAAGGCTGCCATATCTGCCAACCAGCACTTCGTTATTATTTGAAGATATCCGGAAAATGGATGAATATGCAGCAGCCAGATCGGGCTGGAAACCGGAATGATACCTTGCGGGGGGCTGTTACAGGTATCGAGGTTCATGCCGATGATATGAAGTTCAAAGCAATGGCAGAGGAACTTCGGTTCAGGTGGATGAATGCAGAGATGCCCGCTTCTGTGAGGGTGGCCATGTCGGGTGGAGCAAGCTCCTGGGTAAGCCCGGTTGTGCAGGATATCGGTTTGCAGGAATCTCCCGCTGGCTGGGAAATTTACGCGGGGGGTCATGCAGCCCTTCCGGTAAAAGAGGGGGGGCTTCTCGGACTTGCCGAGGCGGAAGAAGATGCTGAACGACTTATCTCGGCATGCCTGGAGTGGTATCGCCGGACGGCCTGGTATGATGAACCCCTCTGGGCATGGGTAGAGCGAATGGGATTCATATCGATCCGCGAGAACCTGCTGGATCAACCATTCCAGAACGTGCTGGCGGGCAGAACCGTAAGTGAAGTGACTCTTACTTGA